From Clostridium sp. SY8519:
GACGCCGGTCAGCTTTCCATCGGACTTCCCGGAACACAGCGCCGGCCGGGCCGAGTGATGGTCAGAAATCAGAGCAGCCAGTCCGATGAGGCGCTGTTTGAACCGGCGGGAAGAACCAGCCTGTTCCGACTGTCATTTTCCCGCACGGTCAACGGCGCGTCGGCAGTGCTGCGCATGTCCGGAAGGGAACAGCAAAAAGCCGGTGCGGGGAGCCCTTCCCAAAATGGTACGCTGTATCTGAGTGAAGCCTATCCGATTCGCTATCACGGAAATCGGGGCAAAAGTTTTGGCAGTCTGTCATCCGATGATATTCGGGTACCGAAGACACAGATCAAATACTGGCAGGAGGATCTTAAGCTGTCTGTGCAGGAACCGGAGTTATCCGAACGCGCGCGCAGATACAATTACTTTTTCGGATGGATTCGGAAGTCAGACGGGAAAAAGCAGACAGGAACTGTTTTCACCGAAAATCATTCCGAAACGTTTCTGGCAGACTGGAAAGAAAATACTCCGCCTCAGGTGCAGCTGCCGGAACGGTATTTCAGTCTTCCGGCGATACAAAAGGGGAAAGTGACAGAAAAAGTACTGAAAGACGGACTGGATGCTTCAAAGATCCGGGATAAGGAAAGCGGCGTAACGGTGCGGTTCCCGGACTGGGATCCGCTGGAGGCGGCAGAGAACCGGGGAACAGGAAGTCACAGGATACAGGTGCTTGCCACGGATGAGCGGGGCAGAAGTACCTCTGCCTGGATGGTGCTGCATATTGTGGATCCAAGCCTGCCCCCGGGGGCAGAAGGCCGCCTGCGTATGATCAGTCCGGATTACAGCAGAAACAGCCGGGAAACGGGGGGATTTTCAGAACAATCGGTCTGGAGAACAGAAGAAGGACAGCAGCGGCTGGAGCAGCTGTGGGCGCGTCAGAACTCCGGAAAAGAATATAGAGCCAGAAGGTTTTCCTGGGAGGAGATTCTCCGGCTGAAAAAAATAAAACAATAAAATAAAACATGGATCAGGTAAAATGTCTGTTTCCTTCCGAACTGCGCGTGGTGAAGCGGAATATCTTATGTTATACTGTGTTTTATGAGCAGACGACGAAAACAGAAAAAAAATAAAAAACCGCTGATTCTCGCAGGCGCTGTGATCCTGGCGATTCTGATCCTTCTGGGATTGTTTCGCTGCGGCGCGGGAAGGATGGCGGGACGGAATGCTTCCTATACCGTGAAAGACGGGGTTCCGGATTTTATTACGGTGGATCTGCTGACGGTCAATCCCTATTCCAGGCCGGGCACTGCGTTAAAATCAGTAAACGGGGTTGTCATCCACTATACAGCCAACCAGGGATCTTCCGCCCAGGCCAACCGGGATTATTTTGAAGGCCTGAAGGATTCCCATGTGACAAAGGCCAGCGCACATTTTGTTGTGGGGCTGAAGGGAGAAGTGATTCAGTGCATTCCCACGGCAGAAATGGCTTACGCTTCCAACAGCCGCAATTCGGATACCGTGGCAATTGAGTGCTGTTACAGGAAAACGGACGGTTCCTTTGAATCAGCGACGTATGCCTCAGTGATCAAACT
This genomic window contains:
- a CDS encoding peptidoglycan recognition family protein, with the translated sequence MSRRRKQKKNKKPLILAGAVILAILILLGLFRCGAGRMAGRNASYTVKDGVPDFITVDLLTVNPYSRPGTALKSVNGVVIHYTANQGSSAQANRDYFEGLKDSHVTKASAHFVVGLKGEVIQCIPTAEMAYASNSRNSDTVAIECCYRKTDGSFESATYASVIKLTAWLCLKYNLSAEDVIRHYDVTGKNCPKYYVEHPDKWKTFRKDVNAMLKKMKKNS